The genomic window AACTCTCCGTGCCATACCATTCCAATCGAATATATATTAAGTGGCGAGGTCTCATATTAATGATCTaaattcttaaatattatttaatattactaaattatttagatatctAAAATCACATGATTTGCAGACCTATGTATTAAatggtcaaaaaaaaataattattttatataatatttataatttatattatttagttAGAATTGAAGATAATTTGGACAGCTTGATTGGGACTGACTTGAGGCTGCAAATGCACTAGCTCGAGATATTCGGTAAAAAATATGCTCAGAATCGATATTTGTTTGTTATGACGTGGATAACATGCTCAAATTGCCAGGTGATAGCTCACTCTGGCTACGAATTATTATACGTGATCAAAATAAATGATTATTATGGAACCAATGGCTGCTCATCATGGGAGTAGCCACCGGCCTTATGTATAAATAGAGGAAGATAAAGACTCTCAAGTAAATCTTTCAAACCTCTCCATATTCATTTTAATGCTCTCTTTGTTATTGTTAGATTTAATATCTGACTTGAACATTTGAAGATTTTCATTCGAAAACCTCCAatagaaaatttatttatagttttGGCTTTTGGTTTGGAGCTCCAACTACTTAGTTGACCTCGGGCTCATCCTAAGAATCTGCAACAATAGtatgtatattaaaaaaaattgatttagttTCATTTAAATGGATCATCGttcagatttaattagatttatattaGATAACAGGATCTCATATTGATGATTAGAATTGTTAGATgtgatttaatattattaaattatatatatatataaaattatataataattatgatgaaaaaaatatttattattatatataatatttataacttaACCTATTTTTTCATTATATATGTGCATGAGGCCATTTATTAAATGATCGAAGAACGTGATAGTTGAAGTAAAAAATTCCTATAAATCTTACAAACCTCGCACCTTCAATGGCTCAATCCTGCGCAGCAGAAAATGGAGAAGATCGAGCACTCTTTTCTCAACATCAGAGGCCTCAATCTCCACGTAGCGCACATAGGAAAAGGTCAGTCCTCATAGAAGCTCCCTTCTCCTTTTCCTGCTTTCACTCATCCTCTCTCTGTTCTCTTGGTTGTAGGAGAATTGGGGACTCTGGTATTCCTCCATGGATTCCCAGAGATATGGTACTCCTGGAGGCACCAAATGGTCGCCGTCGCCGAAGCTGGATTCCGAGCCATCGCCCCCGACTTCCGCGGCTACGGCCTCTCCGAGCAGCCCCCGGAGCCCGAGAAAGCCACCTGGGAGGACCTCGTCGATGATGTCCTCGCCATCTTGGACTCCCTTCCATCCCCAAGGTGCCATCTTTTCCCATCGATAGCTCCAAGTTTCTCTATTGCTTTCCACGAATCTTAAATGCTAGAGCCTAAATCCTTCTATACTATCTCCATTCCCTCAACCAAAAAGAATTCTTGGACTGGTGATACAAAGAATTTGAATGGCAACGACAATTCTCCCTTTTTTTCATGTGTGAACAGGCTTTCGTGGTAGGGAAGATTTTGGAGCCAAACCAGCGTATGATTTGGCCGTCTCTCACCCGGATCGAGTCGCGGGTGTCATCACCCTGGGAGTTGCTTTTGTTCCCAAACCCTTCTCTCGTGATAGCCTTCCAGAAGGCTTCTACATATTCAGATGGGGGGTAATATAATCAAATGAATTGATGAATCGATCGATCTTAAAATCATTCCTAAATCTCTGTTCCACACcttgttatttaattttttttttttttggcagaagCCAGGCCGAGCAGAGGCAGACTTTGGCCGGTTTGACGTAAAGACCGTGGTGCGCACTATCTACATTCTCTTCTCCAGGAGTGAGATTCCAATAGCAGGGGAAGGCCAGGAAATTATGGACCTGGCAGACTCTACTACTCCATTGCCGGAATGGTTCTCCGACGAAGATCTTGAAGCCTATGCTTCTCTGTATGAGAAATCCGGACTCAGGTTCCCACTCCAGATACCGTATAGGTGAGCTGCAACAGCTTGCACAAGTGGTGAAGCAATTCTTTTTAGTAATCTGAATTAATTTGGCTGATGTGCTTTCCAGGTCATTCCACAAGTGGGTTTACAAATCTGATCCCAAAGTTGAAGTCCCTGCGCTGGTGGTGATGGGGGAAAAGGATTACTATCTCAAGTTTCCGGGAGTGGAGGACTACATCAGGAGTGGAATCGTGAAGAGCTTTGTGCCGGATCTGGAGATCATATACATGCCTGAAGGAAGTCATTTTGTTCAGGAGCAGTTCCCGGACCAAGTGAACCAGCACATCATCAAATTCCTTAAGAGCCATATCTGAGCTCTATTAAAGGTTTGGGGTTTAGTTCTATGTGATGTTAAACCAAGAGGTAATAAAGATTCTTAGTTTGGCGAGCTTCTCTTGAATGGATTTCTGATGATGTGATGTTCAACCTTGATTCTGAGTTACTGTTCTGGTCAATTTAATGAAGCCATGGCACATGATTTTCTTTAGCTAAATTATTGAAAGAGTATGAATAGCTATACTGTTGATGCTTTAGTTAAATTATTGATAACAAATAACTGCACCAAGTGAAGTATGCTACCTAAGTTTGTATCTGCCATTCTTCCAACTTAGTAGAAGCATGAATGGTAATGAGTGCGGTAACTAAGCTGGGACATTGGGGGGCAGGGACAGCATAGGCCTACTTAATTTGTCTTCCATTGGAAATTTCGTTAAAAAATGGTGCTAAAGCTGTTGGAATTCTAGCATTTGAGCAAAGGTCAGAGCAAGTAGATATATCGGGATTCAAGAAAATATGGCCAGAGCGAGTTTCTGTGTTTAGACAACATTTGACATGTAATTGTTAATTAAGACATCATGTCTGACCAATCTACAAGAAGAAGGACATTGTGCATCCATTCACATGACACTATGGATGAGCCTTCTTGAACAGACATTGATTTTGAATGGAGTCCCGTTTTTGGAGACCTCCATTCTCTGGCTTTTTGATTAACAGAAAGAAGGAACTAAGAAAGCGTGCTGATGATGGGCATTGACCTTTCAAACAATTCTTTTTCGCAAGAAATTTCTGCAGAGCTAACAAATCTTTCAGGGTTGCTACTGCTTAACTTATCAGGGAATCATTTGACTGGAGCATTCCAGAGATGATCGGTAACCTGAAAGGGTTAGAATCAAGTTGATGAATCAGCTTCAGGTATCAATTCCCCCAAGCATCTTGTTTTTAACATTTTTTAATTTCCTGAACTTAGCAAGTAACAAATTATGGGGATGGCGAAGAATACAATCGGTGCACAACTCCAATGCTCGATAATCCATCAATGTAGACTGGCAATGATGGGTTATGCAGTCATCCATTAACCAAGAAATGTCAAGTGACAAAGCATCTGATACTGAAATGTCAACTGATGGTATTGAATATAATCTAGGTGAAAATGAGAATAGTGATGAAGTGATATGGTTCTATCTTAGTGTTGGACTAGGATATGTTGTTGGAATTTGGGCCTTTTTTGGCATTTTATTCCTTCAGAAATTCTGGAGGTTTACCTACTTTCATTTCATTGATGAAAAACAAGATTGGTTCTTCAAAAGCTGAAATAGGATCTGTTAAGCGAAGTAACTACAGTAGGCTTGTTTTATATGAATTAGTGTGTTGATATTCCAAGAGAAATTCTATGCTTTCTTCCTTATCTTGCACGATATTTGTTTTGTTATATTTCATTCATGTTATATGTAATCTTAGAGTGGTCAGGGTTGTCACGATGCGAACAGTTAATAAATTTGAAGCTCTTGTTGAGCTTGACCTTTCCTCTTACTTGAAAGATGTTTAGCTTGATAAGTGGCTTGACAAAGACTTGACTCAGCCAGGGAACGAACTGAGCTTGAGCTTAACAATAAGCTTGATTGTTAGGCAATCAACTACGTGGTTAACTTCATGTGAAGTATAGATTAATGTAAACTTGGCTCCTGCGATGCAAACATGTTTTCTATCTGACCTACAATGAACGAAGGTGGCAGCCAGTTCCAAATATAGCATTTACGCGCAAACCACCCTGTTGGCTGTTCCACAACAAAATGGGCGCAATAAAAATGCGTGACCCAAAAGGActcctcttttttattttatttaaaaaaggaTATGAGGAGGGACCACACCAACACGCAGAATGCCATTTCAATGGTAGATAGCTGATGGTTCCAGGGTCAATATTCTTGATGATGCTTGGTTATCCAATATACCTCTGCGGCTACTTCCCACGATGGTTAATTCAACTGTTGGGATAAACTGGTCTCTTCTTCATTGCATGAACCTGGAAGATGGAACCTTGAGGCTTTTAATGAATATTTTATCCCTGATATGGTAAATGTCATTACATCCATTCCATTCCTCTGCTTAGGCTTGTTTCTGAGGATTGCTGTACATGGCATGAATCTGGCTTGTCCTGTATCATGGTCAGACAGGTTTATAAGAGATTGCTTCTTCATGATACCTCGACATCAAAGAGTTGGTCAAACTTCTCTACAATTTGAAATGGATCCATTTCCCCTCGGGTGAAGATGTTTTGGTGGGAAATTTTATGGAGGAGTCTTCCATGCAAATCCCTACTTCACCATCAGCGCATTTTACCTTCTAGGCTACCGTATTGTGATGTTTGTGGAGATGTTGAAACTTGGATCATGTGTTAAGTCTTTGTCCTATTGCTAAAGACACTTGGTTCACCACTCTGGACTCTATCAACAACAATCCTTGAGGTCAATGATATTGTTTCTTCTTCCTATAGGCTGGCTTGAGAGCAGCTTGCTGCCCTCTCTCAACCATGTCCTTGGGATATTTGCAGCGCTAGTAGCTCCTCCACTCAACTCCCAACTCAGGTGCGTTGGGTGCAACCTCCCAATCAGTGGTGGAGCCTGACATCGAATGTTGGAAGGGCAAAGCaacaatttattaataatttttaaataaaatatttataataaataataaaataaagatatatatatatattcaaaaatattataaaaatatcaataaatatttaattttatgtataaacaaagataagtaaaaaatattactTTATGTCATctgcaaaataattttgattgtgtaaaaatctcaataatctcTTCCACATTAAAGATTGAAGAATAAATAAAGGATTAAAGAATAAACAaacaactattttttttttaaattattattttaataaaaaattaatatataaattaaatatatggtCTTTTTTTCAAACTAGTGGACTCCTAATGCCTGTAAGACTAAAATATTAGAGGACCcaccatatatataaatatatatgtaaaaagtatttttaaattttttttctttttgggtggAGGAGGGGGGGGCAACGGCCCCCCCGGTCCCTCTTATGCCACTGCCCCCTGGTCCCTCTTACACTCCGTCACTGTTCCCAATGGTTGGATATgttacaaaaaatatatattaaaaataaattagaataaaattGCTAGATAAAAATATCGTTTGAGGCATGATGTCACCACCCTTAAAGATAGATTTTATCCCTCGAAGAAAAAATCTCGATGCAATAGGTT from Elaeis guineensis isolate ETL-2024a chromosome 4, EG11, whole genome shotgun sequence includes these protein-coding regions:
- the LOC105042806 gene encoding epoxide hydrolase 2 — protein: MEKIEHSFLNIRGLNLHVAHIGKGELGTLVFLHGFPEIWYSWRHQMVAVAEAGFRAIAPDFRGYGLSEQPPEPEKATWEDLVDDVLAILDSLPSPRCFRGREDFGAKPAYDLAVSHPDRVAGVITLGVAFVPKPFSRDSLPEGFYIFRWGKPGRAEADFGRFDVKTVVRTIYILFSRSEIPIAGEGQEIMDLADSTTPLPEWFSDEDLEAYASLYEKSGLRFPLQIPYRSFHKWVYKSDPKVEVPALVVMGEKDYYLKFPGVEDYIRSGIVKSFVPDLEIIYMPEGSHFVQEQFPDQVNQHIIKFLKSHI